A part of Catharus ustulatus isolate bCatUst1 chromosome 8, bCatUst1.pri.v2, whole genome shotgun sequence genomic DNA contains:
- the POLL gene encoding DNA polymerase lambda isoform X3, with protein sequence MEPQGIVKAFPKRKKVRDDSGKSIPPKIPKEEGTEIPEAEWLKPVIAYVLQAGIGQARAEIFHKQIVLNGGAVHSQFSSEVTHVIVAEDMDCDRAFRLLRLTKLPPGLQLVKASWLSACLRDQKLLSTAGYGVFIPHRYLEKEESQKEQQHILDREKIQPPAEEGAVKPNAESQREDSSQRGLGTLGQQQLAEKFSDDEDSEGEDAGVTQGDLEALISGRYPEKSSEENSDSSYTVAQPPSKWVCAQSSNTKKENHNQSITDKLEVLAKAYSVQGDKWRALGYSKAINALKSYHKPVTSYQEACKIPGIGKRMAEKILEILESGHLRKLDHISESVPVLELFSNIWGAGVKTAQMWYQQGFRTLDDIRTKATLTSQQAVGLKHYTDFLERMPREEAAEIEQTVRQAALALKPGLVCVACGSYRRGKATCGDVDVLVTHPDGQSHRGVFSKLLDSLRKSGFLTDDLVSQEDNGDQQKYLGVCRLPGPAQRHRRLDIIVVPYREFACALLYFTGSAHFNRSMRALAKTKGMSLSEHALSSAVVRGPGGAKVSSGHILPTPTERDVFIQLGLPYREPSERDW encoded by the exons ATGGAGCCACAAGGGATTGTCAAAGCCTTTCCCAAGAGGAAGAAGGTGAGGGATGACTCAGGGAAAAGCATCCCTCCAAAGATCCCGAAAGAGGAAGGAACAGAGATACCTGAGG CAGAGTGGCTGAAACCTGTCATCGCCTATGTGTTACAAGCTGGCATTGGCCAGGCCAGGGCTGAGATCTTCCACAAGCAGATTGTCCTGAATGGGGGAGCCGTACACAGCCAGTTCTCCTCGGAGGTGACACACGTCATTGTGGCTGAGGACATGGATTGTGATCGCGCCTTCCGGCTCCTCAGATTGACCAAGCTGCCCCCGGGGCTGCAGCTGGTGAAGGCATCCTGGCTTAGTGCTTGCCTTAGAGACCAGAAGCTGCTGAGTACTGCTGGCTATGGTGTCTTTATCCCTCACAG GTACCTAGAGAAGGAGGAATCCCAGAAAGAACAGCAGCACATTCTGGACAGAGAAAAGATCCAGCCCccagcagaggagggagcagTGAAACCTAATGCTGAATCACAGCGGGAGGATTCCTCACAGCGAGGCTTGGGCACCCTTGGACAGCAGCAACTAGCTGAG AAATTCTCTGATGATGAAGACAGTGAAGGAGAAGATGCTGGTGTCACCCAGGGAGACTTGGAAGCATTGATTTCTGGCCGCTACCCTGAGAAATCATCAGAAGAGAACAGTGACAGCTCTTACACAGTGGCCCAGCCTCCCAGCAAGTGGGTTTGTGCCCAGTCTTCCAACACCAAGAAGGAAAACCACAACCAATCCATCACAGATAAGCTGGAAGTGCTGGCAAAGGCTTACTCTGTCCAGGGGGACAAGTGGAGAGCTCTGGGCTACTCCAAAGCAATCAATGCACTCAAGAGCTATCACAAACCAGTTACCTCCTACCAG GAAGCCTGTAAAATCCCTGGGATTGGGAAGCGGATGGCAGAGAAGATCCTGGAGATCTTGGAGAGCGGGCACCTGCGCAAGCTGGATCACATCAGTGAGagtgtgcctgtgctggagtTATTTTCCAACATCTGGGGAGCAGGAGTCAAGACAGCTCAGATGTGGTACCAGCAG GGTTTCCGGACGCTGGATGACATCCGCACCAAGGCCACTCTGACCAGCCAGCAGGCTGTGGGGCTGAAGCACTACACGGATTTCCTGGAGCGCATGCCTCGGGAGGAAGCTGCAGAAATAGAGCAGACC GTCAGAcaagctgccctggccctgAAACCTGGCCTGGTGTGTGTTGCCTGTGGCTCCTACCGTCGGGGGAAGGCCACCTGTGGAGATGTGGATGTGCTGGTCACTCACCCTGATGGGCAGTCTCACCGTGGGGTGTTCAGCAAGCTGCTCGACAGCCTCCGCAAGAGCG GCTTCCTCACAGATGACCTGGTGAGTCAGGAGGACAATGGTGATCAGCAGAAGTACCTGGGCGTGTGCCGCCTGCCCGGGCCAGCGCAGCGTCACCGCCGGCTCGACATCATCGTGGTGCCGTACCGGGAGTTCGCCTGTGCCCTGCTCTACTTCACGGGCTCGGCTCACTTCAACCGCTCCATGCGCGCCCTGGCCAAGACCAAGGGCATGAGCCTGTCGGAGCACGCGCTCAGCTCGGCCGTGGTGCGAGGCCCTGGGGGTGCCAAGGTCTCATCTGGCCATATTCTGCCCACTCCCACCGAGAGAGATGTGTTCAttcagctggggctgccttACCGCGAGCCCTCTGAACGGGACTGGTGA
- the POLL gene encoding DNA polymerase lambda isoform X2 — protein sequence MLFAEIPKSPEHPSDCMEELHNCTGGSCFQAHPRPMEPQGIVKAFPKRKKVRDDSGKSIPPKIPKEEGTEIPEEWLKPVIAYVLQAGIGQARAEIFHKQIVLNGGAVHSQFSSEVTHVIVAEDMDCDRAFRLLRLTKLPPGLQLVKASWLSACLRDQKLLSTAGYGVFIPHRYLEKEESQKEQQHILDREKIQPPAEEGAVKPNAESQREDSSQRGLGTLGQQQLAEKFSDDEDSEGEDAGVTQGDLEALISGRYPEKSSEENSDSSYTVAQPPSKWVCAQSSNTKKENHNQSITDKLEVLAKAYSVQGDKWRALGYSKAINALKSYHKPVTSYQEACKIPGIGKRMAEKILEILESGHLRKLDHISESVPVLELFSNIWGAGVKTAQMWYQQGFRTLDDIRTKATLTSQQAVGLKHYTDFLERMPREEAAEIEQTVRQAALALKPGLVCVACGSYRRGKATCGDVDVLVTHPDGQSHRGVFSKLLDSLRKSGFLTDDLVSQEDNGDQQKYLGVCRLPGPAQRHRRLDIIVVPYREFACALLYFTGSAHFNRSMRALAKTKGMSLSEHALSSAVVRGPGGAKVSSGHILPTPTERDVFIQLGLPYREPSERDW from the exons GCCTATGGAGCCACAAGGGATTGTCAAAGCCTTTCCCAAGAGGAAGAAGGTGAGGGATGACTCAGGGAAAAGCATCCCTCCAAAGATCCCGAAAGAGGAAGGAACAGAGATACCTGAGG AGTGGCTGAAACCTGTCATCGCCTATGTGTTACAAGCTGGCATTGGCCAGGCCAGGGCTGAGATCTTCCACAAGCAGATTGTCCTGAATGGGGGAGCCGTACACAGCCAGTTCTCCTCGGAGGTGACACACGTCATTGTGGCTGAGGACATGGATTGTGATCGCGCCTTCCGGCTCCTCAGATTGACCAAGCTGCCCCCGGGGCTGCAGCTGGTGAAGGCATCCTGGCTTAGTGCTTGCCTTAGAGACCAGAAGCTGCTGAGTACTGCTGGCTATGGTGTCTTTATCCCTCACAG GTACCTAGAGAAGGAGGAATCCCAGAAAGAACAGCAGCACATTCTGGACAGAGAAAAGATCCAGCCCccagcagaggagggagcagTGAAACCTAATGCTGAATCACAGCGGGAGGATTCCTCACAGCGAGGCTTGGGCACCCTTGGACAGCAGCAACTAGCTGAG AAATTCTCTGATGATGAAGACAGTGAAGGAGAAGATGCTGGTGTCACCCAGGGAGACTTGGAAGCATTGATTTCTGGCCGCTACCCTGAGAAATCATCAGAAGAGAACAGTGACAGCTCTTACACAGTGGCCCAGCCTCCCAGCAAGTGGGTTTGTGCCCAGTCTTCCAACACCAAGAAGGAAAACCACAACCAATCCATCACAGATAAGCTGGAAGTGCTGGCAAAGGCTTACTCTGTCCAGGGGGACAAGTGGAGAGCTCTGGGCTACTCCAAAGCAATCAATGCACTCAAGAGCTATCACAAACCAGTTACCTCCTACCAG GAAGCCTGTAAAATCCCTGGGATTGGGAAGCGGATGGCAGAGAAGATCCTGGAGATCTTGGAGAGCGGGCACCTGCGCAAGCTGGATCACATCAGTGAGagtgtgcctgtgctggagtTATTTTCCAACATCTGGGGAGCAGGAGTCAAGACAGCTCAGATGTGGTACCAGCAG GGTTTCCGGACGCTGGATGACATCCGCACCAAGGCCACTCTGACCAGCCAGCAGGCTGTGGGGCTGAAGCACTACACGGATTTCCTGGAGCGCATGCCTCGGGAGGAAGCTGCAGAAATAGAGCAGACC GTCAGAcaagctgccctggccctgAAACCTGGCCTGGTGTGTGTTGCCTGTGGCTCCTACCGTCGGGGGAAGGCCACCTGTGGAGATGTGGATGTGCTGGTCACTCACCCTGATGGGCAGTCTCACCGTGGGGTGTTCAGCAAGCTGCTCGACAGCCTCCGCAAGAGCG GCTTCCTCACAGATGACCTGGTGAGTCAGGAGGACAATGGTGATCAGCAGAAGTACCTGGGCGTGTGCCGCCTGCCCGGGCCAGCGCAGCGTCACCGCCGGCTCGACATCATCGTGGTGCCGTACCGGGAGTTCGCCTGTGCCCTGCTCTACTTCACGGGCTCGGCTCACTTCAACCGCTCCATGCGCGCCCTGGCCAAGACCAAGGGCATGAGCCTGTCGGAGCACGCGCTCAGCTCGGCCGTGGTGCGAGGCCCTGGGGGTGCCAAGGTCTCATCTGGCCATATTCTGCCCACTCCCACCGAGAGAGATGTGTTCAttcagctggggctgccttACCGCGAGCCCTCTGAACGGGACTGGTGA
- the POLL gene encoding DNA polymerase lambda isoform X1: protein MLFAEIPKSPEHPSDCMEELHNCTGGSCFQAHPRPMEPQGIVKAFPKRKKVRDDSGKSIPPKIPKEEGTEIPEAEWLKPVIAYVLQAGIGQARAEIFHKQIVLNGGAVHSQFSSEVTHVIVAEDMDCDRAFRLLRLTKLPPGLQLVKASWLSACLRDQKLLSTAGYGVFIPHRYLEKEESQKEQQHILDREKIQPPAEEGAVKPNAESQREDSSQRGLGTLGQQQLAEKFSDDEDSEGEDAGVTQGDLEALISGRYPEKSSEENSDSSYTVAQPPSKWVCAQSSNTKKENHNQSITDKLEVLAKAYSVQGDKWRALGYSKAINALKSYHKPVTSYQEACKIPGIGKRMAEKILEILESGHLRKLDHISESVPVLELFSNIWGAGVKTAQMWYQQGFRTLDDIRTKATLTSQQAVGLKHYTDFLERMPREEAAEIEQTVRQAALALKPGLVCVACGSYRRGKATCGDVDVLVTHPDGQSHRGVFSKLLDSLRKSGFLTDDLVSQEDNGDQQKYLGVCRLPGPAQRHRRLDIIVVPYREFACALLYFTGSAHFNRSMRALAKTKGMSLSEHALSSAVVRGPGGAKVSSGHILPTPTERDVFIQLGLPYREPSERDW, encoded by the exons GCCTATGGAGCCACAAGGGATTGTCAAAGCCTTTCCCAAGAGGAAGAAGGTGAGGGATGACTCAGGGAAAAGCATCCCTCCAAAGATCCCGAAAGAGGAAGGAACAGAGATACCTGAGG CAGAGTGGCTGAAACCTGTCATCGCCTATGTGTTACAAGCTGGCATTGGCCAGGCCAGGGCTGAGATCTTCCACAAGCAGATTGTCCTGAATGGGGGAGCCGTACACAGCCAGTTCTCCTCGGAGGTGACACACGTCATTGTGGCTGAGGACATGGATTGTGATCGCGCCTTCCGGCTCCTCAGATTGACCAAGCTGCCCCCGGGGCTGCAGCTGGTGAAGGCATCCTGGCTTAGTGCTTGCCTTAGAGACCAGAAGCTGCTGAGTACTGCTGGCTATGGTGTCTTTATCCCTCACAG GTACCTAGAGAAGGAGGAATCCCAGAAAGAACAGCAGCACATTCTGGACAGAGAAAAGATCCAGCCCccagcagaggagggagcagTGAAACCTAATGCTGAATCACAGCGGGAGGATTCCTCACAGCGAGGCTTGGGCACCCTTGGACAGCAGCAACTAGCTGAG AAATTCTCTGATGATGAAGACAGTGAAGGAGAAGATGCTGGTGTCACCCAGGGAGACTTGGAAGCATTGATTTCTGGCCGCTACCCTGAGAAATCATCAGAAGAGAACAGTGACAGCTCTTACACAGTGGCCCAGCCTCCCAGCAAGTGGGTTTGTGCCCAGTCTTCCAACACCAAGAAGGAAAACCACAACCAATCCATCACAGATAAGCTGGAAGTGCTGGCAAAGGCTTACTCTGTCCAGGGGGACAAGTGGAGAGCTCTGGGCTACTCCAAAGCAATCAATGCACTCAAGAGCTATCACAAACCAGTTACCTCCTACCAG GAAGCCTGTAAAATCCCTGGGATTGGGAAGCGGATGGCAGAGAAGATCCTGGAGATCTTGGAGAGCGGGCACCTGCGCAAGCTGGATCACATCAGTGAGagtgtgcctgtgctggagtTATTTTCCAACATCTGGGGAGCAGGAGTCAAGACAGCTCAGATGTGGTACCAGCAG GGTTTCCGGACGCTGGATGACATCCGCACCAAGGCCACTCTGACCAGCCAGCAGGCTGTGGGGCTGAAGCACTACACGGATTTCCTGGAGCGCATGCCTCGGGAGGAAGCTGCAGAAATAGAGCAGACC GTCAGAcaagctgccctggccctgAAACCTGGCCTGGTGTGTGTTGCCTGTGGCTCCTACCGTCGGGGGAAGGCCACCTGTGGAGATGTGGATGTGCTGGTCACTCACCCTGATGGGCAGTCTCACCGTGGGGTGTTCAGCAAGCTGCTCGACAGCCTCCGCAAGAGCG GCTTCCTCACAGATGACCTGGTGAGTCAGGAGGACAATGGTGATCAGCAGAAGTACCTGGGCGTGTGCCGCCTGCCCGGGCCAGCGCAGCGTCACCGCCGGCTCGACATCATCGTGGTGCCGTACCGGGAGTTCGCCTGTGCCCTGCTCTACTTCACGGGCTCGGCTCACTTCAACCGCTCCATGCGCGCCCTGGCCAAGACCAAGGGCATGAGCCTGTCGGAGCACGCGCTCAGCTCGGCCGTGGTGCGAGGCCCTGGGGGTGCCAAGGTCTCATCTGGCCATATTCTGCCCACTCCCACCGAGAGAGATGTGTTCAttcagctggggctgccttACCGCGAGCCCTCTGAACGGGACTGGTGA